One genomic region from Astyanax mexicanus isolate ESR-SI-001 unplaced genomic scaffold, AstMex3_surface scaffold_36, whole genome shotgun sequence encodes:
- the vasna gene encoding vasorin a has protein sequence MWLWAPMWRRLLLSLLITLPSWSLCRSCPQDCTCNTPKLIFCIQRRSSSMPHNLPASTRQLYVFQNGISSLRQQDFHSLTELEMLDLSQNQLTEIPDRVFESLTSLHNLDLSANEITHISMDSFAGLVNLERLYLHSNKIQRIHPDAFKNLEHLLELKLQGNEINVLPALRLQRLLLLDLSFNSIPAPGPADLQTPHLESLKMAGLGLTTLDEGLIRSLGNLHDLDVSHNQLAGFPLALRSAKGLIRLNLASNPLGLLKQEDFQNLVALQELDLSNLNLQGFPVGFFQMFPRLQQITAAENPFICVCPLAWLPSWLKDRKIVLGRMEETRCHFPPLNAGKVLAELEHKDFGCPTTTTELSDGLIISSSTHKPPVPTTALVTTHGFPPLPPSEEPSAETNSDLSPEVTVSPSSQEEHQEHMCPSNICLNGGTCRFDQRGQVDCLCPPSTSGPYCENQDESHPLPPDYTDATVAVLEGISSHHVTSTSISLDLHRYIESRPHIRGIRLTYRNLSGPDRRPLHLNVPSSYPEYTLRGLLPNCTYSVCASPLGEPVGAVSSCMEARTTFVLLSQEPRMNISEPSPTLVPILIAVAVVMAVAIIAVVVVVLRRRRAKSPADMDLGEPAPFELEGVKACMENGLTPHKHPEIMPCPPACQNGMEYEVPLIQEQFPANNNTEGRMPPYIKMQKCAAQTSGT, from the coding sequence ATGTGGCTGTGGGCTCCAATGTGGCGGCGACTCCTGCTCTCCCTCCTGATCACCCTCCCTTCTTGGTCACTCTGCAGATCATGTCCTCAGGACTGCACCTGCAATACACCCAAGCTCATCTTCTGCATCCAGCGGCGCTCTTCCTCCATGCCCCACAACCTGCCGGCCTCTACTCGCCAACTGTACGTGTTCCAGAATGGAATCAGCTCACTGCGCCAGCAGGACTTCCACAGTCTAACCGAGCTGGAGATGCTGGACCTCAGCCAGAACCAGCTCACAGAGATTCCTGATAGGGTTTTTGAGTCTCTTACCTCCCTGCACAACCTAGACCTCTCTGCAAATGAGATCACCCACATCTCAATGGACAGCTTTGCTGGGCTGGTAAACTTAGAGAGGCTATACCTCCACAGCAACAAAATCCAGCGCATCCACCCGGATGCTTTTAAAAATCTAGAGCATCTACTAGAACTGAAGCTGCAGGGAAATGAAATCAATGTACTTCCAGCTCTGCGTCTACAGAGATTGCTCCTCCTGGACCTCAGCTTCAACAGTATCCCTGCTCCAGGACCTGCTGACCTCCAGACGCCACACCTGGAGTCGTTGAAGATGGCTGGGTTGGGACTTACCACCTTAGATGAAGGACTGATAAGAAGTTTGGGGAACCTGCATGATCTGGATGTGTCTCACAACCAGCTTGCTGGATTCCCACTTGCACTGAGATCTGCAAAGGGGTTAATCCGCCTCAACTTGGCATCCAATCCATTGGGCTTGCTCAAGCAAGAGGACTTTCAGAACCTGGTGGCTTTGCAGGAGCTAGATCTGAGCAACCTGAATCTGCAAGGGTTCCCAGTAGGTTTTTTCCAGATGTTCCCAAGATTGCAACAGATCACAGCTGCTGAAAACCCCTTCATCTGTGTCTGTCCACTGGCCTGGTTGCCCAGCTGGCTAAAAGACAGGAAAATAGTGCTTGGACGGATGGAGGAGACACGATGCCACTTTCCTCCTCTGAATGCGGGCAAGGTGCTGGCTGAGCTGGAGCACAAGGACTTTGGCTGCCCTACTACTACAACCGAACTGTCTGACGGGCTAATCATAAGCAGCAGCACACACAAACCTCCGGTACCCACAACTGCTCTGGTGACCACCCATGGCTTCCCTCCTCTCCCACCCAGTGAGGAGCCATCTGCTGAGACAAACTCAGatctgtcccctgaggtaactgTCTCTCCAAGCAGCCAGGAGGAACACCAAGAACACATGTGCCCCTCAAACATCTGCCTGAATGGGGGCACTTGCAGATTTGACCAACGGGGACAAGTAGACTGTCTGTGTCCTCCAAGCACATCTGGACCATATTGTGAGAACCAGGATGAATCGCATCCTCTTCCACCAGATTATACTGATGCCACAGTTGCTGTGTTAGAGGGTATCAGCTCCCATCATGTCACCAGCACCTCCATCTCACTGGACCTGCACCGGTACATCGAATCCCGGCCACACATCCGCGGTATTCGCCTCACTTACCGCAACTTGTCCGGACCAGACCGCAGACCCCTACACCTTAACGTGCCGTCTTCCTACCCAGAGTACACCTTGAGAGGGCTGCTGCCCAACTGCACCTACTCCGTATGTGCCAGTCCACTGGGTGAGCCCGTAGGCGCCGTGAGCTCCTGCATGGAGGCTCGCACTACGTTTGTACTGCTGTCTCAAGAACCCAGAATGAATATTAGTGAACCATCACCCACTCTCGTACCCATACTGATAGCGGTGGCTGTGGTGATGGCAGTGGCCATAAttgcagtggtggtggtggttttacGGAGGAGGAGAGCCAAAAGCCCCGCAGATATGGATCTAGGTGAGCCAGCACCTTTTGAGTTAGAAGGAGTCAAGGCATGCATGGAAAACGGGTTGACACCTCACAAACACCCTGAGATCATGCCTTGCCCTCCTGCATGTCAAAACGGCATGGAATACGAAGTCCCGCTGATCCAAGAACAGTTCCCAGCCAACAACAACACAGAGGGCAGGATGCCTCCGTATATAAAAATGCAAAAGTGTGCTGCTCAGACCTCCGGCACCTAG